A genomic segment from Pseudoduganella chitinolytica encodes:
- a CDS encoding aspartate/glutamate racemase family protein: MQQKTIGLLGGIGWASTAEYYRIISELVVQREGDAHSARIVLQSMDQFDFTSRADDPPAIVAFLAEQVARLQAGGADFFLFCANGAHRFAPALLPLVELPFLSIVDATAARVQASGLRKVALLGVKQTMAGRFYHDRLAAHGIDTVTPSAADQERIHAIIYDELVHNRMNAASRQVFCEIIAGLARQGAQGCILGCTEIPLLVRQDDVDIPVFDTTRIHCEAAVALALGG, encoded by the coding sequence ATGCAACAGAAGACCATCGGCCTGCTGGGCGGCATCGGCTGGGCCTCCACCGCGGAGTACTACCGCATCATCAGCGAACTCGTTGTCCAGCGTGAAGGCGATGCGCACAGTGCGCGCATCGTCCTGCAAAGCATGGACCAGTTCGACTTCACATCGCGCGCCGACGATCCACCGGCCATCGTGGCCTTCCTCGCCGAGCAGGTGGCACGACTGCAGGCGGGCGGCGCGGACTTCTTCCTGTTCTGTGCCAACGGCGCGCACCGCTTCGCGCCCGCCCTGCTGCCGCTCGTCGAGCTGCCCTTCCTCAGCATCGTCGACGCGACGGCAGCGCGGGTGCAGGCGTCCGGCCTGCGCAAGGTCGCGCTGCTGGGCGTGAAGCAAACGATGGCGGGACGTTTCTATCATGACCGGCTGGCGGCGCACGGCATCGACACCGTCACGCCGTCGGCAGCGGACCAGGAGCGCATCCACGCCATCATCTACGACGAGCTGGTGCACAACCGGATGAATGCCGCCAGCCGCCAGGTGTTCTGCGAGATCATCGCCGGCCTGGCCCGGCAGGGCGCGCAAGGGTGCATCCTGGGCTGCACCGAGATTCCGCTGCTGGTCCGCCAGGACGACGTCGACATCCCTGTTTTCGATACCACGCGGATTCACTGCGAAGCCGCGGTGGCGCTGGCACTGGGCGGCTGA
- a CDS encoding SIS domain-containing protein, translating into MLLDSIRTQLDSLSKSERKVALAVLDNPSRTVSSNITALAKSAQVSEPTVVRFCRTLGYDGWHEFKLKLAQGLALALPGLNEAPSQDDLASDLVNKICSRSINTLLDLRNNLHHEPVQAALDILSRAKKIEFYGQGTSGIVAADAQHKFFRSGVPTVAYSDPAIHSIAAALLKKGDCVVAISQRGNSPALVRSVHLARDGGADVIVLAPSGTPLADLATVLIPIDLIFNTDPYTPISARLAYLVVIDVLAVGLALQRGPEFRRQMQNAQKALQEFEVQFDSFIG; encoded by the coding sequence ATGCTACTGGACTCCATCCGCACCCAGCTCGACTCGCTGTCCAAATCGGAACGCAAGGTCGCGCTGGCCGTGCTCGACAACCCGTCGCGCACGGTCAGCTCGAACATCACGGCGCTGGCCAAGAGCGCCCAGGTGTCCGAGCCGACCGTCGTGCGCTTCTGCCGTACCCTGGGCTACGACGGCTGGCACGAGTTCAAGCTGAAGCTGGCGCAGGGCCTGGCCCTGGCCCTGCCCGGCCTGAACGAGGCGCCGTCGCAGGATGACCTGGCGTCGGACCTCGTCAATAAAATCTGCAGCCGCTCGATCAACACCTTGCTGGACCTGCGCAACAACCTGCACCACGAACCCGTCCAGGCGGCGCTCGACATCCTGTCGCGCGCCAAGAAGATCGAGTTCTACGGCCAGGGCACGTCCGGCATCGTGGCGGCGGATGCGCAGCACAAGTTCTTCCGCTCCGGCGTGCCGACGGTGGCCTATTCCGACCCGGCCATCCACAGCATCGCCGCCGCGCTCTTGAAGAAGGGCGACTGCGTGGTGGCGATCTCCCAGCGCGGCAACAGCCCGGCGCTGGTGCGCTCCGTGCACCTGGCGCGGGACGGCGGCGCGGACGTGATCGTGCTGGCCCCGTCCGGCACGCCGCTGGCGGACCTGGCCACCGTGCTGATCCCGATCGACCTGATCTTCAACACCGACCCGTACACGCCGATCTCGGCGCGCCTGGCCTACCTCGTCGTCATCGACGTGCTGGCCGTCGGCCTGGCGCTGCAGCGCGGCCCCGAGTTCCGCCGCCAGATGCAGAACGCGCAGAAGGCGCTGCAGGAGTTCGAGGTGCAGTTCGACTCGTTCATCGGCTGA
- the zwf gene encoding glucose-6-phosphate dehydrogenase, which produces MALTDFDLVLFGGSGDLAMRKLLPAMFSRDVCGDLPPTARIICVGRHDNTTEEFIETVNSTSRPHIKNPKVTPETWARFTSRIVYVSVDATDAGSYQGLAQALRDEPGLNRVYYLATPPALFAQICDNLKENGLVTPQSRVVLEKPLGRDLASAKQINREVGEVFEESQIYRIDHYLGKETVQNLLALRFGNILFEPLWRREWISDVQITIAEKLGVGNRIGYYDTSGALRDMLQNHLLQLLCIVAMEPPASTAPDAVRDAKLQVLRSLKRFTPTTLAQNIVRGQYRAGHVDGQPVPSYRDEPEAPQNSRTETFVAMKAEIDTWRWAGVPFYLRTGKRMADGLAEIVVRFKQIPHSIFNQPTSSFQPNSLVIRLQPDEGLRMNLMAKTPGEGMRLKPAELELDFRETFKTPRMDAYERLLLDVLRGQLTLFMRGDELEAAWEWVEPILNNWEQDDTAPLPYTSGTWGPAAASALIGRDGLQWREEALPED; this is translated from the coding sequence ATGGCTCTCACCGATTTTGACCTGGTTCTGTTTGGCGGCAGCGGCGACCTTGCAATGCGCAAGCTGCTGCCAGCGATGTTCTCGCGCGACGTGTGCGGCGACCTGCCGCCGACCGCGCGCATCATCTGCGTGGGCCGGCACGACAACACCACGGAAGAATTTATCGAGACGGTCAACTCGACGTCGCGGCCCCATATCAAGAACCCGAAGGTGACGCCGGAGACGTGGGCGCGCTTCACCAGCCGCATCGTCTACGTGTCCGTCGACGCGACCGATGCCGGCTCGTACCAGGGCCTGGCGCAGGCGCTGCGCGACGAGCCGGGCCTGAACCGCGTGTACTACCTGGCCACGCCGCCCGCGCTGTTCGCGCAGATCTGCGACAACCTGAAGGAAAACGGCCTGGTCACGCCGCAGTCGCGCGTGGTGCTGGAAAAGCCGCTGGGCCGCGACCTGGCGTCGGCCAAGCAGATCAACCGCGAAGTGGGCGAGGTATTCGAGGAATCGCAGATCTACCGGATCGATCACTACCTGGGCAAGGAAACCGTACAGAACCTGCTGGCGCTGCGCTTCGGCAACATCCTGTTCGAGCCCCTGTGGCGCCGCGAATGGATCTCGGACGTGCAGATCACCATCGCCGAGAAGCTGGGCGTGGGCAACCGCATCGGCTACTACGATACGTCGGGCGCGCTGCGCGACATGCTGCAGAACCACCTGCTGCAACTGCTGTGCATCGTGGCGATGGAGCCGCCCGCGTCGACCGCGCCGGATGCCGTGCGCGACGCCAAGCTGCAGGTGCTGCGCTCGCTGAAGCGCTTCACGCCGACGACCCTGGCGCAGAACATCGTGCGCGGCCAGTACCGCGCCGGCCACGTGGACGGCCAGCCGGTGCCGAGCTACCGCGACGAGCCGGAAGCCCCGCAGAATTCGCGCACCGAGACCTTCGTTGCGATGAAGGCGGAAATCGACACGTGGCGCTGGGCCGGCGTGCCGTTCTACCTGCGCACCGGCAAGCGCATGGCCGACGGCCTGGCGGAAATCGTCGTGCGCTTCAAGCAGATCCCGCACTCGATCTTCAACCAGCCGACGTCGTCGTTCCAGCCGAACTCCCTCGTCATCCGCCTGCAGCCGGACGAAGGCCTGCGCATGAACCTGATGGCGAAGACGCCGGGCGAAGGCATGCGCCTGAAACCGGCCGAGCTGGAGCTGGACTTCCGCGAGACGTTCAAGACGCCACGCATGGATGCCTACGAGCGCCTGCTCCTCGACGTGCTGCGCGGGCAGCTGACCTTGTTCATGCGCGGCGACGAGCTGGAAGCGGCGTGGGAATGGGTCGAGCCGATCCTGAACAACTGGGAGCAGGACGACACGGCACCGCTGCCGTACACCTCCGGCACGTGGGGCCCGGCCGCCGCCAGCGCGCTGATCGGGCGCGACGGCCTGCAGTGGCGCGAGGAAGCGCTGCCCGAGGACTGA
- a CDS encoding SMP-30/gluconolactonase/LRE family protein — protein MSDITVVWQDRMQVGEGPLWEPREQALYWVDIDGFAVHRLAAATGRHDVWPMAAEPSALARHADGGIVVATRAGFVHLDPATSTVTEIAPAPFDQSKARFNDGKVDAAGRFWVGTIYEPRDRPAAEMYVLDKGQVRLAWAGGMTNSNGLAFSPDNATMYHADTTSHTVRRLDFDATTGSATNLRPLVEFSQDKASNYGGRPDGAAVDSEGNYWVAMFEGGRIVKLAPDGTQLDAIALPVRCPTMVAFGGPDLRTLYVTSAGKRPLAELDQYPLSGTVLALRVPVAGLEQPAYVGPRAAP, from the coding sequence ATGAGCGACATCACCGTAGTGTGGCAGGACCGCATGCAGGTGGGCGAAGGCCCGCTGTGGGAACCGCGCGAGCAGGCCCTGTACTGGGTCGACATCGACGGCTTCGCGGTGCACCGCCTGGCCGCGGCAACCGGCCGCCATGACGTCTGGCCGATGGCGGCCGAGCCGTCGGCACTGGCCCGGCATGCGGACGGCGGCATCGTCGTCGCCACCCGCGCCGGCTTCGTCCACCTCGATCCCGCCACGAGTACCGTCACCGAGATCGCGCCGGCACCGTTCGACCAGTCGAAAGCCCGCTTCAACGACGGCAAGGTCGATGCGGCCGGCCGCTTCTGGGTCGGCACGATCTACGAGCCGCGCGACCGTCCCGCCGCCGAGATGTACGTGCTGGACAAGGGCCAGGTGCGCCTGGCCTGGGCGGGCGGCATGACCAACTCCAATGGCCTGGCGTTCAGTCCGGACAACGCCACGATGTACCACGCCGACACCACGTCGCACACGGTACGCCGGCTCGACTTCGATGCGACGACCGGCAGCGCCACCAACCTGCGCCCGCTCGTCGAGTTCTCGCAGGACAAGGCCAGCAACTATGGCGGCCGGCCGGATGGCGCCGCCGTCGACAGCGAGGGCAACTACTGGGTGGCGATGTTCGAGGGCGGCCGCATCGTCAAGCTGGCGCCCGACGGCACGCAGCTCGACGCCATCGCGCTGCCCGTGCGCTGCCCCACGATGGTGGCGTTCGGCGGCCCCGACCTGCGCACGCTGTACGTCACGAGCGCGGGCAAGCGGCCCCTGGCGGAGCTGGACCAGTACCCGCTGTCCGGCACGGTACTGGCGCTCCGTGTGCCCGTTGCCGGCCTCGAACAACCGGCGTATGTTGGGCCACGCGCGGCGCCTTAG
- the pgi gene encoding glucose-6-phosphate isomerase encodes MRQPALTTTVSYQALQSHAAEARDWQMRQLFAADPQRFPALTVDAAGLFLDYSKNRLDQRTVELLVDLARERGVEAQRDAMFAGDKINLTEHRSVLHTALRMPRGKALVVDGQDVNVDVHAVLDRVKGFTDKVRNGTWLGYSGKPITDIVNIGIGGSDLGPKMAVLALRSYAHPRLKMHFVSNVDGHDMDAVLAQVNHETTLFIVASKTFTTAETMLNAQTARRWFLCEGREEDLARHFVAVSTNKEAVSKFGIDLDNMFPFWDWVGGRYSVWSAIGLSVALAVGFGYFQTMLEGAHAMDEHFRTAPLAQNMPVLLALVGFWNRQFLGATSLSIAPYHQDLNRFPAYLQQLDMESNGKRVTRNGQPVDTPTCPIVWGECGTNAQHAYFQLLHQGTDVVPIDFIAALRATHDLEGHHDALLANCFAQSEAFMKGKSADEVRAELQAQGLTETKIDELVPHKTFPGNRPSNTILMDQLTPATLGALIALYEHKTFVQGVIWDIASFDQWGVELGKVLAKKIQAELEGDVDPAAHDSSTNGLIVMAKGAQVP; translated from the coding sequence ATGCGCCAGCCTGCACTCACGACCACCGTCAGCTACCAAGCCCTGCAATCCCATGCCGCCGAAGCGCGCGACTGGCAGATGCGCCAGCTGTTTGCCGCCGATCCCCAGCGCTTTCCCGCGCTGACCGTCGACGCGGCCGGCCTGTTCCTGGACTATTCGAAAAACCGCCTCGACCAGCGCACCGTCGAGCTGCTGGTGGACCTGGCGCGCGAACGCGGCGTCGAGGCGCAGCGCGACGCCATGTTTGCCGGCGACAAAATTAATCTTACCGAACATCGCAGCGTGCTGCACACGGCCCTGCGTATGCCGCGCGGCAAGGCGCTGGTCGTCGACGGCCAGGACGTCAACGTCGACGTGCATGCCGTGCTCGACCGCGTAAAAGGCTTCACCGACAAGGTGCGCAACGGCACCTGGCTGGGCTACAGCGGCAAGCCCATCACCGACATCGTCAATATCGGCATCGGCGGCTCCGACCTGGGGCCGAAGATGGCCGTGCTGGCGCTGCGCTCGTACGCCCACCCACGCCTGAAGATGCACTTCGTCTCCAACGTGGACGGCCACGACATGGATGCCGTGCTGGCCCAGGTCAACCACGAGACGACGCTGTTCATCGTGGCGTCGAAAACGTTCACGACGGCCGAGACGATGCTGAACGCGCAAACGGCGCGGCGCTGGTTCCTGTGCGAAGGCCGCGAGGAAGACCTGGCCCGCCACTTCGTCGCCGTCTCCACCAACAAGGAAGCCGTCAGCAAGTTCGGCATCGACCTGGACAACATGTTCCCGTTCTGGGACTGGGTCGGCGGCCGTTACTCCGTCTGGTCGGCCATCGGCCTGTCGGTCGCGCTGGCGGTGGGCTTCGGCTACTTCCAGACGATGCTGGAAGGCGCCCATGCGATGGACGAGCACTTCCGCACGGCCCCGCTGGCGCAGAACATGCCGGTGCTGCTGGCCCTGGTCGGCTTCTGGAACCGCCAGTTCCTGGGGGCGACGTCGCTGTCGATCGCGCCGTATCACCAGGACCTGAACCGCTTCCCGGCCTACCTGCAGCAGCTCGACATGGAGAGCAACGGCAAGCGCGTGACGCGTAACGGCCAGCCCGTCGATACGCCGACCTGCCCGATCGTGTGGGGCGAATGCGGCACCAATGCGCAGCACGCCTACTTCCAGCTGCTGCACCAGGGCACGGACGTGGTGCCGATCGACTTCATCGCGGCGCTGCGCGCCACGCATGACCTGGAAGGGCACCACGATGCGCTGCTGGCCAACTGCTTCGCGCAGTCGGAAGCGTTCATGAAGGGCAAGTCGGCCGACGAGGTGCGCGCCGAACTGCAGGCGCAGGGCCTGACCGAGACGAAGATCGACGAACTGGTGCCGCACAAGACCTTCCCCGGCAACCGCCCGTCCAACACGATCCTGATGGACCAGCTGACGCCCGCCACGCTGGGCGCGCTGATCGCGCTGTACGAACACAAGACCTTCGTGCAGGGCGTCATCTGGGACATCGCCAGCTTCGACCAGTGGGGCGTGGAGCTGGGCAAGGTGCTGGCGAAGAAGATCCAGGCCGAGCTGGAAGGCGACGTCGATCCGGCCGCGCACGACAGCTCCACCAACGGCCTGATCGTCATGGCGAAAGGCGCGCAAGTCCCATGA